A genomic segment from Clarias gariepinus isolate MV-2021 ecotype Netherlands chromosome 11, CGAR_prim_01v2, whole genome shotgun sequence encodes:
- the LOC128533149 gene encoding olfactory receptor 2AT4-like, whose protein sequence is MSRENITFVKDFFIVGFPGLHPNYYALLSAVMFFVYLCILIGNGIFLLLFATHKCLHKSMYFIYLSLVLSDVLFSTCTLPKIIARYWFQDGTISFTACFFQMYLVHYFGVVNSYTLAIMAIDRYIAVCLPFHYHAFMSNRNILILTIVVWVFAHASCIMMVVRASTLPYCEANTILHCYCDHVSITRLACTNRMLYSFPAFVYAMVVLLGSLAIILISYSFIILAVFQISTAHGRLKTFSTCSSQLIIIALFFLPRCFNYLAANIGIIFNADLQIAIIMLYSLLPPIINPLLYSLKTEEVKKILIRMIKKGKVDMT, encoded by the coding sequence ATGTCTCGTGAAAACATAACATTTGTAAAGGACTTTTTCATTGTTGGTTTTCCTGGACTTCATCCTAACTACTATGCCCTTTTATCTGCAGTTATGTTCTTTGTCTATTTGTGCATATTGATAGGGAAtggcatttttcttcttttgtttgcAACACACAAGTGTCTTCACAAATCcatgtatttcatttatttaagtctTGTATTGTCTGATGTGTTGTTCAGTACATGCACCTTACCAAAAATTATAGCTAGATATTGGTTTCAAGATGGGACCATTTCTTTCACAGCTTGTTTTTTCCAGATGTACTTAGTGCATTATTTTGGTGTTGTCAATTCATACACACTAGCCATAATGGCCATAGATCGATATATTGCAGTCTGCTTACCTTTTCATTATCATGCTTTCATGTCAAACAGGAATATATTAATCCTGACCATAGTAGTCTGGGTTTTTGCTCATGCTAGCTGTATAATGATGGTTGTTCGGGCTTCCACCCTTCCTTACTGTGAAGCTAACACCATTTTACACTGTTACTGTGACCATGTATCTATTACCCGACTTGCATGCACTAACAGGATGCTTTATAGTTTTCCAGCTTTTGTTTATGCCATGGTAGTATTACTAGGATCTCTTGCCATTATTCTTATCTCATACTCCTTTATTATTTTAGCTGTATTTCAAATATCAACTGCACATGGAAGGCTAAAAACCTTTTCCACATGTAGTTCTcaacttattattattgcactcTTTTTTCTACCTAGATGTTTTAATTACTTGGCTGCAAATATAGGTATAATTTTTAATGCTGATTTGCAAATAGCCATCATTATGCTGTATAGTCTGCTACCTCCAATTATAAACCCTTTACTATACAGTCTAAAAACAGAAGAAGTTAAGAAAATTTTGAtaagaatgattaaaaaagggaaAGTTGACATGACCTAA